A stretch of Vibrio maritimus DNA encodes these proteins:
- a CDS encoding DNA repair protein, with product MNIGLIIALVALLLVLILGYNIMLQYKLKAEATRRQESARYVALIDATEELISGASYLPYSKELMLCLHNRILDSVVNMHELDPKNKHLAQRVEAAKTQIQQLQENYEGNEATSFKVPTSDKQAIIMLKLVKRLRDTVRTEHNKGRMDTQSYMVENARLETIQIRINIENVVKRAHDSMAKGQPGTAAQLLKKGIDALSSKNDNYSIQAKEKLTEMLDKLQNSRQAKAEEKQQQANSERDDDINALFGEKKKW from the coding sequence ATGAATATCGGTTTAATTATTGCGCTTGTAGCACTTCTGTTGGTCCTTATCTTGGGCTACAACATTATGCTGCAATACAAGCTCAAAGCTGAAGCAACAAGGCGTCAAGAGTCTGCTCGTTATGTGGCATTGATCGACGCAACGGAAGAGCTGATCAGCGGAGCAAGTTACTTGCCGTACAGTAAAGAGCTCATGCTATGCCTGCACAATCGTATCCTAGATTCGGTGGTGAACATGCATGAACTCGACCCTAAAAATAAGCACCTAGCTCAGCGTGTTGAGGCAGCAAAGACGCAGATTCAGCAGCTTCAAGAGAACTACGAAGGCAACGAAGCGACGTCATTTAAGGTCCCTACCAGCGACAAGCAAGCGATCATCATGTTGAAACTGGTTAAACGCCTGCGTGATACGGTGCGTACCGAACATAACAAAGGTCGCATGGATACTCAGTCATATATGGTTGAGAACGCTCGATTAGAGACTATCCAGATCCGAATCAATATCGAGAACGTCGTAAAACGCGCCCATGACTCGATGGCAAAAGGACAGCCGGGCACAGCAGCACAGCTTCTGAAGAAAGGTATTGATGCGTTAAGTTCTAAAAATGACAACTACTCGATACAAGCCAAAGAGAAACTGACCGAAATGCTCGACAAGCTGCAAAATTCTCGTCAAGCGAAGGCAGAAGAGAAACAGCAGCAAGCAAACAGTGAGCGGGATGACGATATCAATGCCCTGTTTGGCGAAAAGAAAAAGTGGTAA
- the miaE gene encoding tRNA isopentenyl-2-thiomethyl-A-37 hydroxylase MiaE has product MISQSQIDAILAPINSFLQCSTPDEWVEEAKRPENLPVILIDHLLCELKAGQSAMYLIRKYAVDKESASTLFEWFTPYENFAYRRIGNMDSLKGKSNISKSIIAKSDSPYSQDLIDKMVLLIKEELHHFYQVLEIMEKKGVPYEPIPAGRYAKGLLSHMKTYEPNTLIDKLIIGAYIEARSCERFAKLAPFMEDDISKFYVSLLRSEARHYQDYLTLAEQVAGCDISERVAFFGKVEAELISSRDDDFKFHSGIPA; this is encoded by the coding sequence ATGATCAGTCAGTCTCAAATCGACGCTATCTTAGCGCCTATCAACAGCTTTCTTCAGTGCTCAACCCCTGATGAGTGGGTTGAAGAAGCCAAACGTCCAGAAAACCTACCCGTGATTCTTATCGACCACTTATTGTGTGAGCTTAAAGCGGGTCAATCCGCCATGTATTTGATTCGCAAGTACGCCGTAGATAAAGAGAGCGCATCTACGCTCTTTGAGTGGTTTACGCCTTATGAAAATTTTGCGTATCGTCGCATAGGCAACATGGATAGCCTGAAAGGTAAAAGCAACATCTCGAAATCGATCATTGCTAAGTCAGATTCACCATACAGCCAAGATCTGATCGATAAGATGGTTCTTTTGATCAAAGAAGAACTGCACCATTTTTATCAAGTCCTTGAGATTATGGAAAAGAAAGGCGTTCCGTACGAGCCTATCCCCGCAGGCCGCTATGCGAAAGGGCTACTTTCCCATATGAAAACCTACGAGCCCAACACGCTTATAGATAAACTGATTATCGGCGCCTACATAGAAGCGCGCTCATGTGAGCGTTTCGCAAAACTGGCGCCTTTTATGGAAGATGATATCTCTAAGTTCTACGTCTCTCTTCTGCGCTCTGAGGCGCGTCACTATCAAGACTACCTCACACTCGCGGAGCAAGTTGCGGGATGCGATATCAGCGAGCGCGTGGCATTTTTCGGAAAAGTTGAGGCAGAGTTAATCTCTTCACGAGATGACGATTTTAAGTTCCATAGCGGGATACCAGCATGA
- the lolA gene encoding outer membrane lipoprotein chaperone LolA, whose amino-acid sequence MKKWVNAAMLTVTAMSFSALATPQQELSERLQLNDGFSATFTQEVTSPDGDVVMEGEGNVEISRPSMFRWVTTLPDENVLVSDGQNLWYYSPFIEQVSIYNQEQATEQTPFVLLTRNRASDWDNYSVNQKGDVFTLVPTAVDSTQGQFQINIDSKGIVHGFNVIEQDGQKGTFVFDNIKVGKPASDRFTFVIPDGVEIDDQRN is encoded by the coding sequence ATGAAGAAATGGGTTAATGCAGCGATGTTAACTGTAACCGCAATGAGTTTTTCAGCTCTTGCAACGCCGCAACAGGAGCTTAGTGAGAGGCTTCAACTAAATGATGGTTTTAGCGCTACCTTTACTCAGGAAGTGACCAGCCCAGACGGGGATGTGGTGATGGAAGGAGAAGGCAATGTTGAGATCTCACGCCCAAGCATGTTTCGCTGGGTGACAACCTTGCCAGATGAAAATGTCTTAGTCTCGGATGGGCAAAATCTATGGTATTACAGCCCGTTCATCGAGCAGGTTAGTATCTACAACCAAGAGCAAGCCACCGAGCAGACGCCATTTGTTTTGCTGACGCGTAATCGTGCCAGTGATTGGGACAACTACAGCGTGAACCAAAAAGGCGATGTCTTCACATTGGTCCCAACAGCCGTAGACTCAACCCAAGGTCAGTTTCAAATTAATATCGATAGCAAAGGCATCGTTCACGGCTTCAATGTGATTGAGCAAGACGGTCAAAAGGGCACCTTTGTGTTCGATAACATTAAAGTCGGCAAACCCGCTTCAGACCGATTTACGTTTGTCATTCCTGATGGTGTTGAGATCGATGACCAGCGCAACTAA
- a CDS encoding DNA translocase FtsK, whose amino-acid sequence MFKQDKKRVETIIKTSEEPQANRLNGFQRLRECCFILAVLTSILLAVALFTFSPADPSWSQTSWGGDIQNAGGFVGAWLADTLFFVFGSLAYPIPFITAFSAWVFFRNRDEDDQIDLMIWGTRLLGLTVLILTSCGLADINFDDIWYFSSGGVIGDVLTSLSLPTLNVLGTTLVLLFLWGAGFTLLTGISWLRIVEWIGDSVLSLSAAIVNKVRGTKEEVYEPVLVDQEADDADELPRFSADSVVEDTQPKAKKQYNIHVPESVPGASVAEHSVEDHSFENNDAYDPLFARPEEEATPSATQHVEEAPQQAPIQTEVEPVAPASIQPQKSVQPEEPQIERTRQLGATIEELENAARFSDDYANQESEPEVPVTTGTASMTASEEPVIEPAFAEPTFSAEPEPFNSVEPVTFAAESTPERPQQKVEVFEEVEDITPPWIDNSELEVEPETTHIEPTVDFAALETEADNDMVETPAPVDQDVEAFQNMVADAQKAQVAKMNPFLVQQEANLPKPAEPMPTLELLYHPEKRENFIDREALENIARLVESKLADYKIKAEVVDIFPGPVITRFELDLAPGVKVSRISGLSMDLARSLSAMAVRVVEVIPGKPYVGLELPNMTRQTVFFSDVVGSQAFIDSKSPTTVVLGQDIAGEAVVADLSKMPHVLVAGTTGSGKSVGVNVMILSMLYKATPDDVRFIMIDPKMLELSIYEGIPHLLSEVVTDMKDASNALRWCVGEMERRYKLMSALGVRNIKGFNDKLKMAAEAGHPIHDPLWQEGDSMDPEPPLLEKLPYIVVVVDEFADLMMVVGKKVEELIARLAQKARAAGIHLILATQRPSVDVITGLIKANIPTRVAFTVSTKTDSRTILDQGGAESLLGMGDMLYLPPGSSHTIRVHGAFASDDDVHAVVNNWKARGKPNYIEEITNGEQSPETLLPGEKMEGDEEMDPLFDQVVEHVVQSRRGSVSGVQRRFKIGYNRAARIVEQLEAQGIVSAPGHNGNREVLAPAPPKE is encoded by the coding sequence ATGTTCAAACAGGACAAAAAAAGAGTCGAAACAATTATAAAGACGAGCGAAGAGCCTCAGGCAAATCGCCTAAATGGATTTCAACGGCTAAGAGAGTGTTGTTTCATCTTAGCTGTCCTTACCTCTATTCTTTTGGCTGTCGCCTTATTCACCTTTAGCCCAGCGGACCCATCTTGGTCACAAACATCCTGGGGCGGTGACATCCAAAACGCTGGTGGCTTTGTTGGAGCTTGGCTAGCGGATACCCTATTTTTTGTTTTTGGCTCTTTGGCATACCCAATTCCTTTTATTACTGCCTTTAGCGCTTGGGTGTTCTTTCGCAATCGCGATGAAGATGACCAGATCGACTTGATGATCTGGGGTACGCGTCTGCTCGGGCTAACGGTTCTTATTCTTACCAGCTGCGGTCTCGCCGATATCAACTTTGATGACATTTGGTATTTCTCGTCAGGCGGTGTGATTGGCGACGTGTTAACGAGTCTGTCTTTACCCACGCTCAATGTCCTTGGCACGACTTTAGTCTTGTTATTTCTTTGGGGAGCAGGATTTACTTTGCTCACCGGTATTTCGTGGTTACGTATCGTTGAGTGGATCGGTGATAGTGTTCTGTCATTGAGTGCTGCGATCGTCAATAAGGTTCGAGGCACTAAAGAAGAGGTCTATGAACCGGTCTTAGTGGATCAAGAAGCGGATGATGCAGACGAACTGCCGCGCTTTAGCGCAGACAGTGTAGTAGAAGACACACAGCCTAAAGCTAAGAAGCAGTACAACATTCATGTGCCTGAGTCAGTGCCAGGCGCTTCAGTCGCAGAACATTCAGTTGAAGACCATTCATTTGAAAATAATGACGCGTACGATCCTTTGTTTGCTCGGCCAGAAGAGGAAGCAACGCCTTCGGCTACTCAACATGTAGAGGAAGCGCCACAGCAGGCACCAATACAGACGGAAGTCGAACCTGTCGCTCCAGCTTCTATACAACCACAAAAATCAGTGCAACCTGAAGAGCCTCAAATTGAACGCACCCGTCAGCTTGGTGCGACGATTGAAGAGCTTGAAAATGCAGCTCGCTTTAGCGATGACTATGCAAATCAGGAAAGTGAACCCGAAGTGCCAGTTACCACAGGTACGGCCTCGATGACTGCGAGCGAAGAGCCAGTTATCGAACCTGCTTTTGCTGAGCCAACATTTAGCGCTGAGCCAGAGCCGTTTAACAGCGTAGAACCGGTCACTTTTGCTGCAGAAAGCACTCCAGAACGACCACAACAGAAAGTTGAGGTGTTTGAAGAGGTTGAGGACATAACTCCTCCTTGGATAGACAACAGCGAACTAGAGGTTGAACCTGAAACGACCCATATTGAACCAACTGTTGATTTCGCCGCTTTGGAAACAGAAGCGGACAACGATATGGTCGAAACGCCGGCACCAGTCGATCAGGATGTTGAAGCGTTCCAAAACATGGTTGCGGACGCTCAAAAAGCACAAGTGGCGAAGATGAACCCGTTCTTGGTACAGCAAGAGGCGAACCTGCCAAAACCTGCAGAGCCAATGCCAACCCTAGAGCTGCTTTATCACCCAGAGAAACGTGAGAACTTTATCGACCGTGAAGCACTGGAAAATATCGCCCGATTGGTTGAATCTAAGTTAGCGGACTACAAGATCAAAGCGGAAGTGGTGGACATTTTCCCTGGCCCTGTCATTACTCGTTTCGAACTTGACCTTGCGCCAGGTGTTAAAGTGAGTCGAATCTCAGGTCTATCTATGGATCTCGCACGTTCACTCTCTGCAATGGCAGTTCGTGTCGTAGAAGTTATCCCAGGCAAGCCATATGTGGGTCTAGAGCTGCCAAATATGACTCGTCAGACGGTATTCTTCTCTGATGTGGTTGGCAGCCAAGCGTTCATCGATTCAAAATCACCAACAACGGTCGTGTTAGGTCAGGATATTGCCGGTGAAGCGGTGGTCGCGGATCTGTCCAAAATGCCTCATGTACTGGTAGCTGGTACAACAGGTTCTGGTAAGTCGGTTGGCGTTAACGTCATGATCTTGAGTATGCTTTACAAAGCAACACCTGACGACGTGCGCTTTATCATGATTGACCCGAAAATGTTGGAGCTGTCCATCTACGAAGGTATTCCTCATCTGTTGTCGGAAGTCGTTACTGACATGAAAGATGCCTCGAACGCACTTCGTTGGTGTGTGGGAGAGATGGAGCGTCGTTACAAGCTAATGTCAGCGCTTGGTGTTCGTAACATCAAAGGCTTTAACGACAAGCTGAAGATGGCTGCAGAAGCGGGACATCCTATTCACGATCCTCTATGGCAAGAGGGCGACAGTATGGATCCGGAACCGCCGCTACTTGAGAAACTGCCATACATTGTCGTGGTGGTTGATGAGTTTGCCGACTTGATGATGGTAGTTGGTAAGAAGGTCGAAGAGCTGATTGCTCGTTTGGCGCAAAAAGCACGTGCTGCGGGTATTCACTTGATCCTGGCAACTCAGCGCCCATCGGTTGATGTAATCACAGGTCTGATTAAAGCGAACATTCCAACGCGTGTGGCGTTCACCGTTTCGACCAAGACAGACTCGCGCACCATTCTTGACCAAGGCGGTGCTGAGTCACTCCTAGGTATGGGTGATATGTTGTATCTCCCACCAGGCTCGAGTCATACCATTCGCGTACACGGTGCGTTTGCGTCTGATGATGACGTGCATGCGGTTGTGAATAACTGGAAAGCGCGCGGCAAGCCGAACTATATTGAAGAAATTACCAATGGTGAGCAGTCTCCAGAGACATTGCTACCAGGTGAAAAGATGGAAGGCGATGAAGAAATGGACCCATTGTTCGATCAAGTTGTCGAACATGTAGTGCAGTCTCGTCGTGGCTCGGTTTCTGGAGTTCAGCGTCGATTCAAAATTGGCTATAACCGCGCAGCTCGCATTGTCGAACAGCTAGAAGCACAAGGTATTGTGAGTGCCCCTGGTCACAATGGTAACCGCGAAGTACTGGCACCCGCGCCACCAAAAGAATAA
- the pyrF gene encoding orotidine-5'-phosphate decarboxylase has product MIDQKVIVALDYDNQADALAFVDRIDPSSCRLKVGKEMFTLFGPEFVRELHKRGFSVFLDLKFHDIPNTCSKAVRAAAEMGVWMVNVHAGGGERMMTASREILEPYGKDRPLLIGVTVLTSMEQSDLAGIGIDVAPQEQVLRLANLTKNSGLDGVVCSAQESSMLKADLGQEFKLVTPGIRPAGAAVGDQKRIMTPDMAIKAGSDYLVIGRPITQAADPAQVLADINASLN; this is encoded by the coding sequence ATGATTGACCAAAAAGTGATTGTTGCACTGGACTATGATAACCAAGCCGATGCATTAGCTTTTGTCGATAGAATTGACCCAAGCTCTTGCCGACTAAAAGTGGGCAAAGAGATGTTCACACTATTTGGTCCTGAGTTCGTTCGAGAACTACACAAACGTGGTTTCTCTGTGTTTCTAGATCTAAAGTTTCATGATATCCCGAACACATGTTCAAAAGCAGTTCGCGCAGCGGCAGAGATGGGTGTTTGGATGGTAAACGTACACGCAGGTGGCGGTGAGCGTATGATGACTGCGTCTCGCGAGATCCTTGAGCCTTACGGTAAAGATCGTCCACTACTAATCGGCGTGACCGTTTTAACCAGTATGGAACAATCAGACCTAGCGGGTATTGGTATTGATGTCGCGCCACAAGAGCAGGTACTGCGTCTTGCGAACCTGACGAAAAACTCAGGTCTAGATGGTGTTGTTTGTTCTGCTCAAGAGTCGAGCATGTTAAAAGCGGATCTTGGTCAAGAGTTTAAGTTGGTAACACCGGGTATTCGTCCGGCGGGTGCAGCGGTCGGTGATCAAAAACGCATTATGACACCAGATATGGCAATCAAAGCGGGCTCTGATTACCTTGTTATTGGTCGTCCAATCACTCAAGCGGCTGATCCTGCTCAAGTGTTGGCAGACATTAATGCGTCGCTGAACTAA
- the cysB gene encoding HTH-type transcriptional regulator CysB — MKLQQLKYIVEVVNHNLNVSATAESLYTSQPGISKQVRLLEDELGIQIFERSGKHLTQVTSAGEDIVRISQEILSRVESIKAVAGEHTHPEMGTLNISTTHTQARYALPEVIKGFTARYPKVSLHMHQGTPSQMSEAIAKGTANFAIATEALHLYQDAIMLPCYHWNRSIVVPKDHPLARKAEVTIEDLAAYSLVTYVFGFTGRSELDTAFNKVGLTPKVVFTATDADVIKTYVRMGIGVGVIASMAMDDAQDTDLVAIDASHIFGASTTSIGFRKGTFLRSYMYDFMERFAPHLTRPVVEQAISLKSNVEIEEMFKDIDLPVR; from the coding sequence ATGAAGTTACAGCAGTTAAAATACATTGTCGAAGTAGTGAACCACAATTTAAATGTGTCGGCCACTGCTGAAAGCCTCTACACGTCTCAACCTGGTATCAGTAAGCAAGTGCGTTTACTGGAAGATGAGTTGGGCATCCAAATTTTCGAGCGCAGCGGGAAACATCTTACGCAGGTTACTTCTGCCGGGGAAGACATTGTTCGCATCTCCCAAGAGATCTTATCACGTGTCGAAAGTATTAAGGCGGTTGCAGGTGAGCATACTCATCCTGAGATGGGCACACTGAATATCTCAACAACGCATACGCAAGCTCGTTATGCCTTACCAGAGGTCATCAAAGGCTTTACTGCTCGTTATCCAAAAGTGTCGCTACACATGCACCAAGGCACACCGTCGCAGATGTCTGAAGCGATTGCCAAGGGGACGGCGAACTTTGCGATTGCAACCGAGGCCCTGCACTTGTACCAAGACGCCATCATGCTGCCTTGTTACCACTGGAACCGCTCTATTGTCGTGCCAAAAGATCACCCGCTGGCGCGCAAGGCAGAGGTTACGATAGAAGACCTAGCCGCGTATTCTTTGGTTACCTACGTCTTCGGCTTTACAGGTCGTTCAGAATTGGATACTGCCTTTAATAAGGTTGGGCTGACGCCAAAAGTGGTTTTCACTGCGACAGATGCGGATGTTATCAAAACCTATGTTCGTATGGGCATTGGTGTGGGTGTTATTGCTAGTATGGCGATGGATGACGCTCAAGATACGGATCTTGTTGCGATTGATGCAAGCCACATCTTTGGTGCGAGTACAACCAGCATTGGTTTCAGAAAGGGAACCTTCTTGCGCTCTTACATGTATGACTTCATGGAACGTTTCGCACCGCATTTAACGAGGCCAGTCGTCGAACAAGCGATTTCTTTGAAATCGAATGTAGAAATAGAAGAAATGTTCAAGGACATCGACCTCCCAGTACGCTAG
- the ald gene encoding alanine dehydrogenase yields MIIGVPKEIKNHEYRVGMVPASVRELISHGHEVYVETNAGTGIGFSDDDYIAVGASILPTAADVFAKAEMIVKVKEPQAVERAMLREGQILFTYLHLAPDFPQTEELIKSKAVCIAYETVTDNMGRLPLLAPMSEVAGRMSIQAGAQTLEKSNGGRGLLLGGVPGVEPAKVVVVGGGVVGSNAARMAVGMRADVTILDRNIDTLRVLDEEFQGRAKVVYSTEDALEKHVLEADLVIGAVLVPGAAAPKLVTKEHIAKMKPGAAVVDVAIDQGGCFETSHATTHAEPTYIVDDVVHYCVANMPGAVARTSTFALNNATLPYIIKLANKGYQQALTEDKGFLDGLNVIHGKVTCKEVAESFDLEYVEPATAIAMFN; encoded by the coding sequence ATGATAATTGGCGTACCTAAAGAGATCAAAAACCATGAGTACCGTGTTGGTATGGTCCCGGCAAGCGTTAGAGAGTTAATCTCACACGGCCATGAAGTTTACGTTGAAACTAACGCTGGCACAGGTATCGGTTTTTCAGACGATGATTACATCGCTGTAGGCGCATCCATTCTTCCTACCGCTGCAGACGTCTTCGCGAAAGCAGAGATGATTGTAAAGGTCAAAGAACCCCAAGCTGTCGAGCGTGCTATGCTACGTGAAGGACAAATTTTATTCACGTATCTCCATCTAGCACCAGATTTTCCACAAACTGAAGAGCTAATCAAAAGCAAAGCTGTCTGCATTGCCTATGAGACTGTAACAGATAATATGGGTCGTTTGCCACTACTAGCACCAATGTCAGAGGTCGCTGGGCGAATGTCTATACAGGCTGGTGCACAAACACTCGAAAAGTCCAATGGTGGACGCGGTCTACTACTAGGTGGTGTACCTGGTGTTGAACCGGCGAAAGTCGTCGTCGTTGGTGGCGGTGTAGTTGGCTCTAACGCTGCTCGCATGGCTGTTGGTATGCGTGCAGACGTCACAATCCTCGACCGCAATATTGATACATTACGCGTTTTGGACGAAGAATTCCAGGGTCGCGCAAAAGTCGTTTATTCTACAGAAGATGCACTTGAGAAGCATGTTCTAGAAGCAGATCTTGTTATTGGTGCTGTTTTAGTCCCAGGTGCTGCTGCACCTAAACTAGTGACGAAAGAGCATATTGCTAAGATGAAGCCAGGTGCTGCAGTCGTTGACGTTGCCATCGACCAAGGCGGTTGCTTCGAAACGTCTCACGCGACAACGCACGCAGAACCAACCTACATTGTTGATGATGTGGTTCACTACTGTGTTGCCAACATGCCAGGTGCGGTTGCTCGCACTTCAACATTTGCACTAAACAACGCGACGCTACCTTATATTATTAAGCTAGCGAACAAAGGCTACCAACAAGCTCTGACTGAAGATAAAGGCTTCTTGGATGGTCTGAACGTTATCCACGGTAAGGTGACGTGTAAAGAAGTGGCTGAAAGCTTCGATCTTGAATACGTTGAACCCGCGACAGCTATCGCTATGTTTAACTAG
- a CDS encoding methyltransferase, with amino-acid sequence MRQQFAHLTSFLCQYQGYWRHDPFLQVTSGEISWSALNPELEQWIQQLSSKQTLEYKSSLELCLKELECFFPGLEATHQSITLMPLKSGDDLELPRGLDAGIPGRKLTQIQQMTKACLHGHQGSEWLEWCSGKGFLGRLLSSQSNQHVTSFEFQHSLCESGQRDADKLGLPMEFVQGDAFDEAAAEVFNDKQHAVALHACGDLHVTLIEHAVEQHLPAVTLSPCCYHLVRGEHYSPLSDEGKRAGLALSKHELRIPLQETVTGGERVKRHREQEMSYRLGFDALCKELGLSVEYLPVPSIKKSQLASGFKAFCLWAGEKKSFAIPEVNFERFEKIGEERFWVMEALSLVQGVFRRPLEVWLAMDKALYLESKGYQVTLSTFCEVETTPRNILIHAARSNNQK; translated from the coding sequence ATGCGTCAGCAGTTTGCGCATCTCACATCATTCTTATGTCAGTATCAGGGGTACTGGCGCCACGATCCCTTCCTTCAAGTCACCTCCGGTGAGATCTCGTGGTCCGCGCTTAATCCAGAATTGGAGCAGTGGATACAACAGCTTTCTTCAAAGCAAACACTTGAATACAAATCTTCGCTTGAGCTTTGCCTCAAAGAACTTGAGTGCTTTTTCCCTGGTTTAGAGGCTACTCACCAATCCATTACTTTGATGCCGTTAAAGTCAGGCGATGATTTAGAGTTACCGCGAGGTCTTGATGCGGGTATACCGGGTCGTAAGCTCACCCAAATACAACAGATGACCAAAGCGTGTCTTCATGGTCATCAGGGCAGTGAGTGGCTTGAGTGGTGCTCGGGAAAGGGCTTTTTAGGCAGGCTACTTTCGTCTCAATCTAATCAGCATGTAACCAGTTTCGAATTTCAGCACTCATTGTGTGAATCTGGACAGCGCGACGCCGATAAGCTTGGTTTGCCCATGGAATTTGTACAAGGTGACGCCTTTGATGAAGCCGCTGCCGAAGTATTTAATGATAAGCAGCATGCTGTTGCGCTTCACGCATGTGGGGACCTACACGTTACCTTAATCGAGCATGCCGTTGAGCAGCATCTCCCGGCAGTGACATTATCACCGTGTTGCTATCACTTAGTGAGAGGGGAGCATTACTCTCCATTGTCCGATGAAGGTAAACGGGCAGGGCTCGCACTCAGCAAACATGAGTTAAGAATCCCACTTCAGGAAACGGTGACGGGTGGCGAGCGTGTCAAACGTCATCGAGAGCAAGAGATGAGTTACCGATTAGGGTTTGACGCTCTGTGTAAAGAGCTCGGACTCTCAGTTGAGTATTTACCTGTCCCAAGTATCAAAAAATCCCAGTTAGCGTCAGGGTTCAAAGCCTTTTGTTTGTGGGCAGGCGAGAAGAAGTCTTTTGCTATTCCTGAGGTGAATTTTGAGAGATTTGAAAAGATAGGCGAGGAGAGGTTTTGGGTTATGGAGGCATTGAGTCTGGTGCAAGGTGTCTTCAGACGACCGCTCGAGGTTTGGCTCGCTATGGACAAAGCACTCTATCTTGAGTCAAAAGGCTATCAGGTTACTCTATCAACGTTTTGCGAGGTGGAAACCACCCCTAGGAACATACTGATCCATGCGGCTAGAAGCAATAATCAGAAGTAG
- the lrp gene encoding leucine-responsive transcriptional regulator Lrp — MADNYKKPSKELDRIDRNILNELQKDGRISNVELSKRVGLSPTPCLERVRRLERQGYITGYTALLNPQYLDASLLVFVEITLNRGAPDVFEQFNTAVQKLDDIQECHLVSGDFDYLLKTRVSDMSAYRKLLGDTLLRLPGVNDTRTYVVMEEVKQTNQLVIKTR, encoded by the coding sequence ATGGCAGACAACTATAAGAAGCCGTCCAAGGAACTAGACCGTATTGATCGCAACATCCTCAATGAGTTGCAAAAAGATGGTCGTATTTCAAACGTCGAACTCTCGAAACGCGTAGGGCTATCGCCTACACCGTGTCTAGAGCGTGTGCGTCGTTTGGAGAGACAGGGTTATATTACGGGCTACACCGCACTCTTAAATCCGCAGTACTTAGATGCTTCGCTACTTGTATTCGTAGAGATTACATTGAACCGTGGAGCGCCAGATGTATTTGAACAGTTCAATACAGCGGTACAAAAGCTAGACGACATTCAAGAATGTCACCTTGTATCGGGTGATTTCGACTATCTTTTGAAAACAAGGGTGTCGGATATGAGTGCGTATCGTAAACTCTTAGGGGATACTTTGCTTCGTCTTCCAGGTGTGAATGACACACGTACCTATGTGGTAATGGAAGAAGTGAAGCAAACTAACCAGCTTGTGATTAAAACGCGCTAG